A stretch of Desulfovibrio sp. TomC DNA encodes these proteins:
- a CDS encoding IS66 family transposase, whose protein sequence is MLVAGAVLRRFRLCCFATLRAGDVAEEILGDNQGHLQTDGYQGFEAVGKRMGPRHLGCMAYARRKFMKDEKAGGNQAKATREDNQKLEPNRLGTNGVFISLLAAIYTFWSRTD, encoded by the coding sequence ATGTTGGTGGCTGGGGCAGTTCTACGCAGGTTCCGGCTGTGCTGTTTCGCTACCCTCCGGGCCGGCGACGTTGCCGAGGAAATCCTCGGGGACAACCAAGGCCATCTGCAAACCGACGGCTACCAGGGCTTCGAGGCTGTGGGCAAGCGCATGGGTCCCCGCCATCTTGGCTGCATGGCCTATGCCCGACGTAAATTCATGAAGGACGAAAAAGCCGGCGGGAACCAGGCCAAGGCGACGCGGGAGGACAACCAGAAATTGGAACCGAATAGGCTGGGCACTAATGGAGTGTTCATTTCTCTCTTGGCGGCAATCTACACATTTTGGAGTAGGACTGATTGA